The proteins below come from a single Jaculus jaculus isolate mJacJac1 chromosome 12, mJacJac1.mat.Y.cur, whole genome shotgun sequence genomic window:
- the Zkscan2 gene encoding zinc finger protein with KRAB and SCAN domains 2: MAAALDPRVDVPLEVEECLLMKVEKDSQWASEPVHGGPDSTECESFRRCFRQFCYEDVTGPHEAFSKLWELCCRWLKPETRSKEQILELLVIEQFLTILPEKIQVWAQKQCPESGEEAVALVVHLEKETRRLRQQISSPVHSEKQTPPGTAWEVADFEPEHMETQCRVISQKEVRSLHSGHQEQLTQKREHRPFPKNASSSLWVPVPADEWNITDQEVTAAHLPDGSQEPVKDVHRMRRFSYRKTVHQIPTQGDPYQEIRKESAGNMVSLGDTVSTSNKTAQLEPRKEPWTVGLCSSNKRNILRNSYVTEKSVPAIQIPARHAGKAWREQQWGLEDEKIAGVHWSYEETKTFLAILKESRFYETLQACPRNSQVYGAVAEWLRECGFLRTPEQCRTKFKSLQKSYRKVRNGHALEPCAFFEDMDALLNPAAHASSTDKPKAMISLPRLKRICISAKEQVTLVEEGEDAEESDGDEMGIEFIPKSDIRGAPVLFQNLSGVHWGYEETKTFLDILRETRFYEALQACHRKSKLYGAVAEQLRKCGFLRTPEQCRTKFKSLQKSYRKVKNGHVLESCAFYKEMDALVNSRPSVPTNAPKEIPSPSRQERGHIEIEPQKTIIWELDESSREAVIEDSGSERISDEETIDEPQFQGPTALLQSQTDFEIESNIKENPMQVIYKDREPHRAVIEKSTRSVSLNTDSRKYCKRECISGRRWENLQGTRQGKLVPQSKDLGKAVVHQRPFLGKRPYGLLKYREGIGRDAHLMYRVTHQKENPCKCSICGKCFGRSRSLIRHQRIHTGEKPFKCLDCGKSFNDSSNFGAHQRVHTGEKPYRCGECGKCFSQSSSLIIHQRTHTGEKPYQCGECGKSFTNSSHYSAHRRVHTGENLYKCGDCEKSFNNCTRFREHQRIHTGEKPYTCAQCGKRFSKSSVLTKHREVHVRERRLSHPFMYPPENLLKEKSDEFRRAL; this comes from the exons ATGGCTGCAGCCCTGGACCCTCGGGTCGACGTCCCCCTGGAAGTTGAGGAGTGCCTCCTCATGAAGGTGGAGAAGGACTCCCAGTGGGCGTCGGAGCCCGTGCACGGAGGACCCGACAGCACTGAGTGTGAGTCCTTCCGCAGGTGCTTCAGACAGTTCTGTTACGAGGACGTGACGGGGCCCCACGAAGCTTTCAGTAAACTCTGGGAGCTTTGCTGCCGGTGGCTGAAGCCAGAGACGCGTTCCAAGGAGCAGATCCTTGAGCTGTTGGTGATTGAACAGTTTCTCACCATTTTGCCAGAGAAGATACAGGTTTGGGCACAGAAGCAGTGTCCGGAAAGTGGAGAGGAAGCGGTGGCTCTGGTTGTCCATTTGGAGAAAGAGACCAGGAGACTGAGACAGCAG ATCAGCAGTCCTGTACACTCAGAGAAACAAACTCCACCTGGAACTGCATGGGAAGTTGCTGACTTTGAACCAGAGCACATGGAGACCCAATGCAGGGTCATTTCTCAGAAAGAAGTCAGAAGCCTCCACTCAGGACACCAGGAACAGCTGACCCAAAAAAGAGAACATCGGCCCTTCCCCAAGAATG CTAGCTCTTCTCTCTGGGTTCCAGTCCCTGCTGATGAGTGGAACATCACAGATCAGGAGGTGACAGCCGCACATCTTCCTGATGGCTCCCAG GAACCAGTGAAAGATGTCCACAGAATGAGAAGGTTTTCCTATAGAAAGACTGTGCATCAGATTCCTACTCAAGGAGACCCCTACCAAGAAATAAGGAAGGAGAGTGCTGGGAACATGGTCTCCCTGG GAGACACGGTATCCACATCTAACAAGACAGCCCAGTTGGAGCCAAGAAAGGAGCCATGGACTGTAGGTCTCTGTTCTTCCAATAAGAGAAATATCCTCCGAAACAGCTATGTCACAGAGAAGTCAGTGCCTGCTATTCAGATCCCTGCAAGAcatgcagggaaagcatggcgaGAGCAACAGTGGGGCTTAGAAGATGAAAAAATAGCAGGTGTGCACTGGAGCTATGAGGAAACTAAAACGTTTCTTGCAATTCTCAAGGAGTCTCGCTTTTATGAAACACTTCAGGCTTGTCCCCGAAATAGCCAGGTATATGGTGCTGTGGCTGAATGGTTGCGAGAATGTGGCTTCCTCCGAACCCCTGAGCAATGCCGGACCAAGTTCAAAAGTCTCCAGAAAAGTTACCGAAAAGTGAGAAATGGACATGCATTAGAACCCTGTGCCTTCTTTGAGGACATGGATGCCTTGTTGAACCCTGCAGCCCATGCTTCATCCACTGATAAGCCAAAGGCCATGATCTCTCTCCCCAGACTAAAGAGAATTTGTATCAGTGCTAAGGAACAGGTCACTTtggtggaggagggagaagatgcCGAAGAATCTGATGGTGATGAAATGGGCATTGAGTTTATCCCCAAGTCTGATATCCGTGGTGCCCCTGTCTTGTTTCAGAACCTGAGTG GTGTACACTGGGGCTATGAAGAAACCAAGACATTTCTTGATATCCTTCGTGAGACTCGGTTTTATGAAGCACTTCAAGCCTGTCATCGAAAGAGCAAGTTGTATGGGGCTGTGGCTGAACAGCTTAGAAAGTGCGGCTTCCTCCGGACACCAGAACAGTGCCGAACCAAGTTCAAAAGCCTTCAGAAGAGTTACCGCAAAGTAAAGAATGGTCATGTGCTGGAGTCCTGTGCTTTCTATAAGGAGATGGATGCCTTAGTTAACTCTCGGCCATCTGTCCCTACCAATGCCCCAAAAGAAATCCCATCACCTTCAAGGCAAGAAAGAGGGCATATTGAGATTGAGCCACAGAAAACTATAATCTGGGAACTTGATGAGTCTTCACGGGAGGCAGTAATAGAGGATTCTGGCAGTGAGAGAATAAGTGACGAGGAAACTATAGATGAGCCACAATTCCAGGGACCAACAGCTCTACTTCAAAGCCAAACTG ATTTTGAAATTGAAAGTAATATCAAGGAGAACCCAATGCAGGTAATATATAAGGACAGAGAACCCCACAGGGCAGTAATAGAAAAGTCAACAAGATCTGTTTCCTTGAATACTGACTCTCGTAAATACTGCAAAAGGGAATGTATCTCAGGAAGGCGTTGGGAAAACCTTCAAGGAACTAGACAAGGAAAGCTTGTGCCTCAGTCTAAAGATCTGGGGAAAGCTGTGGTGCATCAGAGGCCTTTCCTGGGAAAGAGACCATATGGACTGCTCAAGTACAGAGAAGGCATCGGAAGGGATGCCCATCTTATGTACCGGGTAACCCACCAGAAAGAGAACCCATGTAAGTGTAGCATCTGTGGGAAGTGCTTTGGTAGGAGCAGAAGCCTAATCAGACACCAAAGAATCCACACTGGAGAAAAGCCTTTCAAATGTCTTGACTGTGGGAAAAGCTTTAATGACTCCTCAAATTTTGGAGCTCACCAGAGAGtccacactggagagaagccGTACAGATGTGGGGAGTGTGGGAAATGCTTCAGTCAGAGCTCCAGTCTCATTATCCACCAGAGAACCCACACTGGTGAGAAGCCCTATCAGTGTGGAGAGTGTGGGAAAAGCTTCACTAACAGTTCTCACTACAGTGCCCACCGCAGAGTCCACACTGGAGAAAACCTCTACAAGTGTGGGGACTGTGAAAAGAGCTTCAATAACTGTACAAGATTTCGAGAACACCAGCGAATCCACACTGGAGAAAAACCCTACACATGTGCCCAGTGTGGCAAACGTTTCAGTAAGAGCTCTGTCCTCACAAAACACCGAGAAGTTCATGTGAGAGAAAGGCGACTGTCACACCCTTTCATGTACCCCCCAGAGAACCTGCTAAAAGAGAAGAGTGATGAGTTCAGGAGAGCTCTTTGA